Below is a genomic region from Demequina sp. NBRC 110054.
GTGATCGTCGCCAACGCGATCGCCCGTCGTATCGTCAACCCGCTGCGTCGACTGACCACGACGGCGACCGCGGTCCGCCAGGAGCTCCCGCGCCTCGTGGAGCGGGTCGCGATGCCTGGTGAGTCCGTGGACCTGTCCGAGGTCCAGATCCCGGTGGAGTCCGAGGACGAGGTCGGTCGTCTGGCGGAGGCGTTCAACGGCGTCAACGCGGCGACGCTGTCCATCGCGGCCGAGCAGGCAGCGCTGCGTGGCTCGATCTCCGAGATGTTCGTCAACGTCGCTCGTCGCGACCAGGTGCTCCTCAACCGTCAGCTCGCCTCGATCGACGAGATGGAGCGCTCCGAGGACGACCCGGACACGCTGACCAAGCTCTTCGCGCTCGACCACCTGGCGACCCGGATGCGTCGTAACTCCGAGTCCCTGCTGGTCCTCGCAGGCATCGACACCGGTCGACGCCTGCGCCGACCGATGCCGCTGTCCGACGTGATCCGTACGGCGTCGTCGGAGATCGAGCTGTACGAGCGCATCGATCTGCAGCTTGACGCCGACCCGCAGATGGTCGGTCACTCGGCCCTCACCACCGCGCACCTGTTCGCGGAGCTGCTCGAGAATGCGACTGTCTTCTCCGACCCTGGCTCTATGGTCGCCGTCCGTACGATGGCGACCGAGAGCGGCTACGTCGTCGAGGTGGCGGACACCGGCATCGGCATGAACCCCGAGGAGCTGCACAGCGCCAACTCGCGAGTCTCGTCCCACCAGGCCTCCGAGATCCTCGGTGCCCAGCGACTGGGCCTGTTCGTGGTCGGTCGCATCGCGCGCCGCATCGGCGCCGCGGTGGAGATCACGTCCACCGAGGGTGAGGGGACCACGGTCTCCGTCGCGCTGCCCGTCTCGCTGTTCGACGACCGCCTGCAGGAGCAGCCGGCGCTGACCCGCCCCTCCGCGATGGTGGCCGACGAGGTCATCGAGAACCCTCTCACCGGTCCCGCCGAGGCCGCGGGCATGGCGCGCACCGCGCCGGCCTCGGTCGACGCGTACGCGCCCGCCACCGTCCAGGAGGGCGCGCCGCTCGCCGGTCGTGGCGGCGAGCTCCCCTCTCGCGGCGGACTCCCGACGCGCGGAACGGTGACGGCGACGAGCGACGCTTCGAGCCCGTCCGAGCCTGCGCCCCAGCCGGCGTCGGCTGTCGAGGGTCTCATCCGCGAGGATGCCGAGGCTGCCCCTGAGGGCACCGCGGTCGACTCCTCGAGCCTGGTCGAAGGCGCGACCGCGGCGGGCCTGCCCGCGCGCCGTCGCCGCGCCGCGGAGCCCGCCTCTCCGAGCGCCCCGGAGCCTGGCGGCACGAACGTCATCGGTCTGCCCCAGCGGGCCACCGCCGAGCAGCTGTCCGCTCTCGAGGGCGAGGCTGGAGCGGACTTCACCCCCAAGGTGTCCGCCTCCGAGGTCGCGCCGCAGAGCGCCGAGCAGCGCGCCGCGATGTTCCGCGGATTCCGCTCGCGCCGCGCGGGAGAGGTGCCCCCGTCCGCGGCCTCGACCGTCGACGCCTTCTTCCCCGGAGGCAGCCAGGCCGGCGCCGGCCTCGAGCCCATCGCGCCGACCGCGCCGACCGCCCGCTCCGCGCAGATGCCTGCCGAGACCCCCGGCATCGGCCCGACCGCGGGCATCGCCGCGGCCTTCGCCGCCGGTATCGCTCGCGCCGATGGACGCGGCGAGACCCCCGCGGCTCCCGCCTCCGCCGAGACCACCGGTCAGTCGCCGCTGATCCAGCACGGCTTCGGCGACCCGCAGGGCCAGGACTCGGAGGCCCCGGCGGACACCAGCGGTTTCGTGATCCCGCTGCTCGAGGACGACGAGCCGCTCAAGGGTGTCGAGTCCGTCTCCCTCGTCGAGGAGCCCGTGGCGCCCGAGCAGACCGCAGTCGCTCCGCAGCCCTACTGGGAGCAGCAGGCCCCGGAGGCGCCGGCGATGCCCGCTCCGCCGTCGCCCTCGCAGCGCGCCGTCTTCGCGGCGCCTCAGGCCCCGAGCGCCGAGGTTGCGCCCCAAGCCCCGAGCGCCGAGGCCGCCCAGGAGGCCCAGCGTCGCTCGCTGTTCGCCCCTGATCCCGAGCCGACGCCCCCGCCCGCCGTGCCCGCGCCCGTGCAGCAGGCTCAGCCGGAGCCGGTGGTGGATCACGTCCCGGCAGCGCCGGTCGCGCCGCAGCCCGAGCCGGTCGTGTCCGCGCCTTCCCCCGTGGCTCCCCCGGCTGTCGTCGCCCCCGTGGTGTCCCCGGCCGTCGGCTTCGACGACCTCATCGGCGACGAGTCCACCGCGGAGACCGAGCGCGGCGGCTTCTTCAACAGGCTGTTCGGCCGCGGTCGCAAGGCCCCCGCGAGCCCGCACGGCGAGGCGGCCGACGCCGGCACAGCCGAGCCGTTCGTGCCGACCCCGGCTGCCGCTCCCGCGGCCTTCACACCGCTTCCTGCGCAGGAACCGGCGGCCGACGTTCAGTCCGCGTCGGCGCAGGAGACCGAGGGGCAGGCCGCCGCGTTCGCGCCGGGTGCGTTCCCGCCCGCGTCGCCGACTCCGGCCCCCACCGCGCCGAGCCCCGCGCCCACGAGCCGGGCCGCTGAGGGCATGCCCACCAGCTCGTTCGTCGCGCCGATGAGCGCTCCCTCGGCGCCGACCGCCGAGTCCGCACGGGCCGCGAGCGCTCCCGCGGCGCCCCCGAGCGCCCCGTCGGCTCCCGCGCAGGCCCCGTCGGCGCCCACGAGCTTCATGCCCGCGCCGGGTGAGAGCTTCATGCCCGCCGAGACGGCTGGGGGTGGCTGGCACGAGGAGCTCGCCGCGGTCGACCAAGGTCGCCGAGAGAGCGAGTCCGAGCCGTACTCGCCCGATCAGCTGGCGAACCCGGTCGGCTGGGAGCAGGCAGGCGCGTCGGCGCTCGAGCACGCCGAGCCCTCCGCCGGATACAGCCCGTCCTTCCAGATCAATCCGGAGCCCGACTCGGACCAGGGCGACCAGTCCGACGTCGCGTCCGCGGTCTTCTCGGAGTTCGCCTCTTTCGCCACCGAGCGTCCGAAGGTCCAGAAGACCAAGGCCGGCCTCACCAAGCGCGAGCGCACCAAGCCCGTCGAGGAGCCCAAGCCGCTCGAGGCCGAGGTCAAGATCACGGAGGCCCCGCGCGACGCCGACGCGGTCCGCCAGCGCTTCTCGAGCTTCTACTCGGGGACCCAGCGGGCGCGTTCCGACGTCGCCGAGTACGAGCGTCAGTCCCAGGCGAACAGTCAGGATCAGGCATGATTCCGACCACACCTACGCTCCGCCCGTGGAGCATCACCCCCAAGGAGGAGCAGTGACCGAACTGAGTCCCGAGGCCACCAACTTCGGATGGCTGCTGGACAACTTCGTCCAGACGGTGCCCGGAACGCGCCACACCCTCGTCGTGAGCGCCGATGGCCTGCTCATGGCGATGTCGAAGAACCTGGACCGCACGGGTGGTGACACGCTCGCCGCCGTCGTGTCCGGCATGGCATCGCTGACGCGAGGCGCCGCACGCCAGCTCCAGGCGGGCGAGGTGCGCCAGTCGATCATCGAGATGGACGAGCTTTTCCTGTTCCTCATGTCGGTCTCGAACGGCTCGGTCCTCGCGGTCGCCGCCGACTCGACGTGCGACGTGGGCCTCGTCGGCTACGAGATGACGCTGCTCGTCACCCGTACCGAGAACGCCCTCACCCCGCAGCTCATCACCGAGATGCGGCAGAACCTTCCGATCGACGGGCAGCTCCGCGCCTAGGAGCGTCAAGGAGGAAGTCATGAGCGACGCACACGAGCCTCTCGACGAGGAGACCTACGCCGTCCGCCCCTACGCGGTCACCGGCGGGCGCGTGAAGGCCGCCGGCAAGGACCTGCCGATGGAGGCGCTCGTCGAGTCGCTCTCCACGCCCCAGGCTCTCAGGGGGCTCACCCCGGAGAAGAAGACGATCCTGCAGCTCGCTACAGGTCAGTACCAGTCCGTGGCGGAGCTCTCTGCCCACACCCGTCTCCCCCTGGGTGTGGTCCGTGTGCTCGTGACGGACCTTGCGCAAGAAAACCACCTGAAGATCCACACCGGTGGAACGGCCGACGACGCCTCGACGCACGACGAGCAAGGCGGCCTTTCCCTGAGTCTCTTGGAGAGTGTCCTCGATGGCATCGCAGCCCTCTGACGTGGCCGGCACGATGGCGGCCCCACACGTGGCTCCCACCGTCGTCAAGATCGTGATCGCCGGCGGCTTCGCCGTCGGCAAGACCACGTTCATCGGCTCGATCTCGGACATCGACCCCCTCAACACCGAGGCGGCGATGACGGAGAAGTCGATCGGTGTCGACGACGCCGGCGGCGTCAGCGACCGCAAGACCACCACGACCGTCGCCATGGACTTCGGCCGCATCGCGCTGCCGGGGGCCCTGTGGCTCTACCTGTTCGGCACCCCGGGTCAGGACCGCTTCCTGTTCATGTGGGACGACCTGGTCCGCGGCGCGATCGGCGCCGTCGTCCTCGTCGACACCGAGCGCCTGGACCAGTGCTTCCCCGCCGTCGACTACTTCGAGGGCAAGGGCATCCCCTTCGTCGTGTGCGTCAACTGCTTCGACGGAGTCGCCCGGCACCAGCTCGAGGACGTCCGCGAGGCACTCGGCATCGGCCAGGACACCCCGATCATGTACACGGACGCGCGCGAGAAGGCCGCCACCAAGCAGGCCCTGATCGCCGTCGTCCAGCTCGCGATGAAGCGCCTCAAGGGCGCCTGAGCCGGGCAGCACGCACGATGCGAGGACGCCGCGCCACCGCCTTGGGCGGAGGGCGCGGCGTCGCCGCTTCCACGAGCGCTAGCCTTGAGGCGTGATCTACGTCGACGGCACCGCGCTGTGCCGCTTCCTGCCTGGGGTGCGGTACTTCGAGGAGTGGAACCGGTGGGTGGTGCCCCGGATCCAGCAGGTCGCGACCACGCAGCTCGGCCTGACGGAGCTTCGGCAGGCCGCCGAGCTGTACCCGCGCGAGGAGAAGGCGAAGGCGTTCGAGGTGGTCGAGGTGATCCGCTCGCGGATGCCTCTCATCCGGTTCTCCGACCAGAACGTGACGGTCTCGACGCACGCTGCGGCGGTGCTCAAGCCCTTCGCCGCGCTCCATCTGGGCGCTGCTGCCGCGCATCCCGCGATCGACACGATCGCGACGTACGACGCCGAGCTGGCGCGGGTGGCGGCGCTCTACGGCCTCACGGTGGTGAGCCCTGGCCTTCCCGAAGGCTGGCAGAATGGCCCCGGTGCCGCGGCCGCCACGGCCGCGCCGCCGACGAAGGAGAGTTGACCGAGCGGCCGAAGGTGACGGTCTTGAAAACCGTTGAGGCGTAACCCGTCTCCGTGGGTTCGAATCCCACACTCTCCGCTCTCGTGATCCGCCGCGTTGCTCGGCGGGTCTCGCGACCGGTACCCTGGTCCCCGGCCTTGGTGCCGAGGAGACGTGACCGAGTGGCCGAAGGTGCATCCCTGCTAAGGATGTGATGGGGCAACCTATCCGTGGGTTCGAATCCCACCGTCTCCGCCGATCTGGCCCCCGACCGTCCTCGGTCCGGGGGCCTTCGGCTTCTCCGGGCCCGGCCCGCGCCCCACATTCCCGTGCTCTCGGGGCGCCGCGGTCAGCGCAGCGGGTGAACCAGCCAAGCGTTGAGGAAGCTCCTCACGAGCGAGGGCATGTCGAGCGCGCCGCGGTCGAGCAGCCACTGCACCTGCAGGCCGTCGAGCAGCGCGATGGCCTGCGTGGCGATCCCCTCGGGGTCCGCGTTCGTCGCGAGCTCACCCTCCTCCTCGAGCTCCCTGAGCGCATCCACGAGCAGCCGACGCAGCGCGGAGTAACGGGTGCGGAAGTACTCGTGGCCGGGATGATCGGCGGAGGTCGCGGCGGCGGACAGCGTGGCGAACAGCTCCACCGCCCCTGGGGTCGAGGTGTTCGCCCTCGCGGTCTCGAGGAACGACAGCAGCAGCGTGCGCCCGTCGCGCGGTCCGTGCGCGAGATGCGCTGCGCCCAGCTCGTCCCGCCGACGAAGCGCCTCGACCAGCAGCACCCGGATGTCCGGGTACAGCGCGTGGATCTCCTGCTCGGGCATGCGCGCGCGTGCGGCGACGGCGGCGATCGAGTCGCGCCCGATGGCGTGGGTGGAGGCCTCCTCCAGCACGGCGTCGAGGAGAGGCGCTGGCTCGAGATCGGGAGGCGCCTCCATGCGCACGATGGTCTCCAGGGTGCGAGAGCCCTCCACGGTCCACCTCCTCGTCGCAACGTTGCGACCCTTCGACTCTACGCCGTGCCGGGTGCGCGGGAGGGGTGCCGGCGCACGGGTCGAGCCGCCCAAGCGGGTGTGCTTCGCGCCCGTCGAAATCGTGTATAGTTGTCTCTCGGCCCGCAAGGGCCACGCGCCCGTAGCTCAACGGATAGAGCATCTGACTACGGATCAGAAGGTTGGGGGTTCGAATCCCTCCGGGCGCGCTGACAGTGAGAGGCCGGGACGCGAGTCCCGGCCTTTCGCGTATCCCGTCACGCGGGGATGACCGCGTCGTACTCGTCTCCCGAGTCCTCGGACTCGATCCGGATCCGGAAGCGTCCGTCGAAGCCGGTGCCCGCGACCTCGAAGGTCCACGCGTCGTCCTCGCCCTCGACGGGCTGCGCGCGCTGCACCTCGCAATCGGCCTCCACCCCCGCCTCCTCACGGAGCTGGTCCAGGCTCGACGGGGAGCCGCTGGCGAAGTGCCTCTCGCCGGTGTGGACGAAGATCCCCGGCGGGCTGCCTGGGAACACCTGCACCAGATACTGCTTGTGGAACACCACGTTGTCCGAGAAGCCGAGTCCGTAGCTGTCGCGCTCGCTCACGTAGACGTCGAGCCGGAACACCATGCCGGTCCCGTCGGCGGGAGCCGCGCGCGTGTCGATCCA
It encodes:
- a CDS encoding ATP-binding protein; amino-acid sequence: MLQRLGIRSKMLLTVAVPLLVLLLTGIGVVGFSWVDLSSARNAQTVVSALDDARDLGEAFTDERYYTVSFLDAIQVGRDEQSTAVRATNQAYADVIDTLAGAEDSDAADVVTSQLAAVVGSGDDLVPSLRAVGIETTEEGLSFPASDEATQVRLDYADVSAAVERLAISDAASATGTSAQLEALAADLDAEGLAARRLFTEPVPFLEGMLATWTPTERAIETLTASAQQIDDTDENAAVLARTAEGKELLEELATMRQAAALGSANSSTTLEYYSQLITLNLQAATSASAAAADADLNSRINAFGRLSALTESLEYEKIVVQRLILAGAFGDDGEGQLRELSVRADLSLDDAQAASEIVGSLDTVPEFASIALDGVDTTYTAIQTSLLSGEDSALIAARDEPWVDAVDAEIGRYSPLTDDVWNQILSRADSDVTSLSAQLLAVSGAVVAAFLIAVIVANAIARRIVNPLRRLTTTATAVRQELPRLVERVAMPGESVDLSEVQIPVESEDEVGRLAEAFNGVNAATLSIAAEQAALRGSISEMFVNVARRDQVLLNRQLASIDEMERSEDDPDTLTKLFALDHLATRMRRNSESLLVLAGIDTGRRLRRPMPLSDVIRTASSEIELYERIDLQLDADPQMVGHSALTTAHLFAELLENATVFSDPGSMVAVRTMATESGYVVEVADTGIGMNPEELHSANSRVSSHQASEILGAQRLGLFVVGRIARRIGAAVEITSTEGEGTTVSVALPVSLFDDRLQEQPALTRPSAMVADEVIENPLTGPAEAAGMARTAPASVDAYAPATVQEGAPLAGRGGELPSRGGLPTRGTVTATSDASSPSEPAPQPASAVEGLIREDAEAAPEGTAVDSSSLVEGATAAGLPARRRRAAEPASPSAPEPGGTNVIGLPQRATAEQLSALEGEAGADFTPKVSASEVAPQSAEQRAAMFRGFRSRRAGEVPPSAASTVDAFFPGGSQAGAGLEPIAPTAPTARSAQMPAETPGIGPTAGIAAAFAAGIARADGRGETPAAPASAETTGQSPLIQHGFGDPQGQDSEAPADTSGFVIPLLEDDEPLKGVESVSLVEEPVAPEQTAVAPQPYWEQQAPEAPAMPAPPSPSQRAVFAAPQAPSAEVAPQAPSAEAAQEAQRRSLFAPDPEPTPPPAVPAPVQQAQPEPVVDHVPAAPVAPQPEPVVSAPSPVAPPAVVAPVVSPAVGFDDLIGDESTAETERGGFFNRLFGRGRKAPASPHGEAADAGTAEPFVPTPAAAPAAFTPLPAQEPAADVQSASAQETEGQAAAFAPGAFPPASPTPAPTAPSPAPTSRAAEGMPTSSFVAPMSAPSAPTAESARAASAPAAPPSAPSAPAQAPSAPTSFMPAPGESFMPAETAGGGWHEELAAVDQGRRESESEPYSPDQLANPVGWEQAGASALEHAEPSAGYSPSFQINPEPDSDQGDQSDVASAVFSEFASFATERPKVQKTKAGLTKRERTKPVEEPKPLEAEVKITEAPRDADAVRQRFSSFYSGTQRARSDVAEYERQSQANSQDQA
- a CDS encoding roadblock/LC7 domain-containing protein codes for the protein MSPEATNFGWLLDNFVQTVPGTRHTLVVSADGLLMAMSKNLDRTGGDTLAAVVSGMASLTRGAARQLQAGEVRQSIIEMDELFLFLMSVSNGSVLAVAADSTCDVGLVGYEMTLLVTRTENALTPQLITEMRQNLPIDGQLRA
- a CDS encoding DUF742 domain-containing protein produces the protein MSDAHEPLDEETYAVRPYAVTGGRVKAAGKDLPMEALVESLSTPQALRGLTPEKKTILQLATGQYQSVAELSAHTRLPLGVVRVLVTDLAQENHLKIHTGGTADDASTHDEQGGLSLSLLESVLDGIAAL
- a CDS encoding ATP/GTP-binding protein; protein product: MASQPSDVAGTMAAPHVAPTVVKIVIAGGFAVGKTTFIGSISDIDPLNTEAAMTEKSIGVDDAGGVSDRKTTTTVAMDFGRIALPGALWLYLFGTPGQDRFLFMWDDLVRGAIGAVVLVDTERLDQCFPAVDYFEGKGIPFVVCVNCFDGVARHQLEDVREALGIGQDTPIMYTDAREKAATKQALIAVVQLAMKRLKGA
- a CDS encoding PIN domain-containing protein; translated protein: MIYVDGTALCRFLPGVRYFEEWNRWVVPRIQQVATTQLGLTELRQAAELYPREEKAKAFEVVEVIRSRMPLIRFSDQNVTVSTHAAAVLKPFAALHLGAAAAHPAIDTIATYDAELARVAALYGLTVVSPGLPEGWQNGPGAAAATAAPPTKES
- a CDS encoding TetR family transcriptional regulator C-terminal domain-containing protein, with the protein product MEGSRTLETIVRMEAPPDLEPAPLLDAVLEEASTHAIGRDSIAAVAARARMPEQEIHALYPDIRVLLVEALRRRDELGAAHLAHGPRDGRTLLLSFLETARANTSTPGAVELFATLSAAATSADHPGHEYFRTRYSALRRLLVDALRELEEEGELATNADPEGIATQAIALLDGLQVQWLLDRGALDMPSLVRSFLNAWLVHPLR